In the Hylaeus volcanicus isolate JK05 chromosome 1, UHH_iyHylVolc1.0_haploid, whole genome shotgun sequence genome, one interval contains:
- the LOC128875631 gene encoding dedicator of cytokinesis protein 9 isoform X2, producing MSERKFTRGLGKPGMAAQLRETVSQVVRESTVQNKPHLVEPIDFESFVLKNKTLLQNDPQRELLLYPQDDVSQVVLPRRYRTLVPTVPQVSDNEERTENLLTKECLRSYTSNWNLIHYKYSAYSGTYLELPKISKADDLKDEVYEIDTDVDQVDEELTKSNGITKEGYLMKGPEIGSSDRMFANIGSKSFKRRFCHLRQEVDGTYILELFKDEKKGEAKLTIVMDFCTEVVRNPKRGRYCFELRMSGTHKSYTLAADNETDMQDWLLKLSSVLQHYKQQEEKRAASLERTCNTPPPSPQPIQVYGTLKGLEQSMNPQLIKYSRETDTSIALARRENRKRLFSIYPHIPHSKQHPGNSNEQNIDPYKEQFGHRIFVKCESLKFRLQAPIDEKESLCQVEPYQTTLSLYDARNGRKLTENFHFDINHEVVQEMVKELSPVGIMTESTENMKLPDDLKNIPLDWIKYPKQAIFSISNPHPDIFLVVRIDKILQGNICQTSEPYLRAAKDPRLGLKLHKQVRACCQRLGNYRMPFAWAARPLFRLYSNELDTSSDFPAIYRQEGNKIKDDELLKLLSEYRKPEKLSKLTVIPGWLKIKVESITELPDNTLSTSLTALKPFPLPPTSEPTLEVAEFESTSEKDVHPYTTYINHLYVYPQTLCFDTQKIFTRARNIACIVELRNDDSEDTTPLRCIYGRPGAPLLCLRACCAVLHHNAIPSWYEEIKIRLPTKLHSKHHLLFSFYHISCDMNKKKENGVENCVGYAWSPLLYKGRLNVDMDMNVQTLPVATHLPPGYLSIQPLGLGKGNAGPEIIWIDSQRPVFTVAFQLISTVFTRDVHLHNLFAHMERILDTKLGAMPADSETCKILKAAHAVQLVTVITFLPTILNQLFTLLTYTMNEEVGLFIIRVLIHFINMVHEAGRKETLQAYIKFVFVSPSQGNGSITVHEQLGKHLPTLLQPSNTDFLVVNKFMHHSSFFFEIMIKSMAQHLLSTGRIKMHRNERFSKEYHDKIRSLVEVIMPYLMTKYKEMPVETHELNKSLAQFLKRCLTFMDRGYVFRLINLYIDNFSPGDQRTLHDFKFTFLQIICSHEHYASFNLPMMQSRITSREDTESDPECDDLMSEYCLSEDFCKHHFLVGLLMQEVKTSLNEIIQIRKVAIATLRDLVAKHELDDRYQNKGQLSRIASIYIPWLGIVLENLHRLQSVHDNKADAKQNGISRISTSSSFLANKDTSSNTTTTGTPKSIHRLTLHLDTQSPIRASMHLRDSTYFAAIAGQGLVNGYSCTSIESDTSTMSGASQSNISQETTIIREPIENGTGEKKRHSRSLSVTQSSPRCDKLQSSEVRDILLCFLFVIKYLGDHQVIAWWQQCSDCEILNFFSVIEMSLHHFKYVGKRQITTNAANSCGKPRTVKAMTLPARMAPPDFSTEGSATSTLQPHNNTLRENLVETDSGKVHQVLLEANMATEIGLIALDCLGLFCIHFKDVLLAADGDNPIMQKVFSIYLSFLQVGQSETLLRHVFASFRAFLNNYSIILFQGNAVLCGRLCYELLRCCNSKLSSIRQESCALLYLLMRSNFEFTSRKGLTRVHLQVIISVSQMLGNVIGLNNSRFQESLSLINSYASSDKVMKGTGFPVEVKDLNKRIRTVLMATAQMREHNNDPEMLVDLQHSLANSYASTPELRHTWLETMARNHARDGNFSEAACCQLHIAALMAEYLKLKKVHTWGAEAFDKISENISRDECSLKLDAGVQDIHYNDYLLLEQLEVCADILEKAERFELLGHLYRLIVPMYEEKRNYEALANCYSHLAQACNKIVEVTKSGKRLLGRFYRVAFFGSAYFEDENGQEYIYKEPKITSLSEISERLHHLYSDKFGSENVKMIMDSVPIDVTELDPKLAYIQVTHVTPYFEKFELDTRQTEFEQNHNVSCFMFETPFTKEGKARGNPEDQWKRRTIVTTQYSFPYIKKRILVTEKRLMELSPIEVALDEMRQRVQELEDVALIGPTDVKKLQLRLQGSICVTVNAGPLAYASAFLDPALSPQYPDDKVEELKDVFREFVKICYTALQINSKLITSDQHEYQEVLRENYQKLCQNLSSLLGEPIWPDEQVGNFKRNSAALFSAISGANNHTSTA from the exons ATGAGCGAAAGAAAGTTTACTCGTGGCCTGGGTAAGCCGGGCATGGCTGCTCAATTACGGGAGACTGTCTCTCAGGTAGTACGTGAGAGTACCGTACAG AATAAGCCACATTTAGTAGAACCTATAGACTTTGAAAGTTTTgtattaaagaataaaactttattacaaaatgatcCGCAGAGAGAGCTTCTATTATATCCTCAAGATGATGTTTCA CAAGTGGTATTGCCTAGAAGATACCGTACTCTTGTACCAACAGTACCACAAGTTTCAGATAACGAGGAAAGAACAGAAAACCTTCTTACGAAAGAATGTTTGCGAAGCTATACATCTAATTGGAATCttatacattacaaatattcaGCATATAGTGGAACTTATCTTGAATTGCCCAA aatatcaAAAGCAGATGATCTGAAAGATGAAGTATATGAAATTGATACAGATGTAGACCAAGTTGATgag gaGTTAACAAAAAGTAATGGAATAACAAAAGAAGGCTATTTAATGAAAGGACCAGAAATTGGTAGCAGCGATCGTATGTTTGCAAATATTGGTTCAAAATCATTCAAGAGACGATTTTGTCATCTTAGACAAGAAGTTGATGGCACTTATATTCTTGAACTTTttaaagatgaaaaaaaaggagaagcgAAATTAACAATAGTAATGGATTTTTGCACCGAAGTTGTTAGGAATCCGAAACGTGGAAGGTATTGTTTTGAGTTAAGAATGAGCGGGACTCATAAATCGTATACTTTAGCAGCAGATAATGAGACAGATATGCAAGATTGGTTATTAAAGTTGAGCTCTGTATTACAACATTATAAacaacaagaagaaaaacgtGCTGCTTCATTAGAAAGAACATGTAATACACCCCCTCCTTCACCTCAACCTATACAG GTTTATGGAACGTTAAAAGGCTTGGAGCAAAGCATGAATCCACAGCTAATCAAATATTCTAGAGAAACTGATACCAGTATAGCATTAGCTAGACGTGAAAATCGTAAAAGATTATTCAGTATTTACCCTCATATTCCACATAGCAAGCAACACCCAGGCAATTctaatgaacaaaatattgatCCATACAAAGAACAATTTGGACATAgaatttttgtgaaatgtGAAAGTCTTAAATTTAGATTACAAGCACCAATAGATGAAAAGGAGTCATTGTGTCAGGTGGAACCATATCAAACAACATTAAGTCTTTACGATGCGAGGAATGGTAGAAAACTTACAGAAAACTTTCATTTTGATATTAATCATGAAGTTGTTCAAGAAATGGTAAAAGAACTAAGTCCTGTAGGTATTATGACAGAATCtacagaaaatatgaaattaccAGAtgacttaaaaaatataccattagATTGGATTAAATATCCAAAACAG GCCATATTTAGTATTAGTAATCCTCATCCTGATATATTCTTGGTTGTAAgaatagataaaatattacaaggaAACATATGCCAAACTTCGGAACCATATTTAAGAGCTGCAAAAGATCCACGATTAGGTTTGAAACTGCACAAACAAGTCAGAGCATGTTGTCAAAG ACTGGGGAATTACAGAATGCCTTTTGCTTGGGCTGCCAGACCATTATTTAGATTATATAGTAACGAATTAGATACATCGTCAGATTTTCCAGCAATATATAGACaagaaggaaataaaattaaggacgatgaattattaaaacttcTTTCAGAGTATAGAAA accTGAAAAGCTTAGTAAATTGACTGTGATACCTGGctggttaaaaataaaagttgagTCAATTACAGAATTACCTGACA ATACATTGTCTACATCCTTAACAGCTTTAAAGCCATTTCCATTACCACCAACGTCTGAACCAACTCTTGAAGTTGCAGAATTTGAAAGTACTTCGGAAAAAGACGTTCATCCTTACACAACGTACATTAACCATCTTTATGTATATCCACAAACTCTATGCTTCGATactcaaaaaatatttacaagagCCAGAAATATTGCGTGCATCGTTGAATTACGGAACGATGACAGCGAAGATACTACGCCTTTAAGA TGTATATATGGAAGACCTGGTGCTCCACTTTTATGTTTACGAGCATGTTGTGCAGTTTTACATCATAATGCAATTCCCTCTTGGTACGAAGAAATCAAAATACGGTTACCGACGAAACTTCATTCTAAGCACCATTTACTGTTTTCTTTCTATCATATAAGTTGTGATATGaacaagaagaaagaaaatggagTCGAAAACTGTGTTGGTTATGCTTGGTCCCCTTTGTTATATAAGGGAAG aTTAAATGTGGATATGGATATGAACGTACAAACATTACCCGTGGCAACACACTTACCTCCAGGATATCTTTCTATACAACCACTTGGGCTTGGAAAAGGG AATGCAGGACCGGAAATTATTTGGATTGATTCTCAACGGCCAGTGTTCACAGTAGCTTTTCAACTAATTTCAACTGTATTTACACGTGATGTACACttgcataatttatttgctCACATGGAACGAATTCTGGACACGAAACTGGGAGCAATGCCAGCGGATTCGGAAActtgcaaaatattaaaagctgCTCACGCAGTACAGCTAGTTACTGTTATCACCTTTCTTCCTACAATATTGAATCAACTGTTTACATTATTAACTTATACTATGAACGAGGAAGttggattatttattataagagttttaatacattttataaatatggtGCACGAAGCTGGGAGAAAGGAAACTCTTCAAGCTTACATTAAG tttgtatttgtatcgCCTTCGCAAGGAAATGGCAGTATAACAGTTCATGAGCAATTAGGAAAACATCTTCCTACATTGTTGCAACCAAGTAACACTGATTTCTtagtagtaaataaattcatgcaCCACTCCAGcttctttttcgaaataatgATCAAAAGCATGGCTCAACATTTACTTTCAACAGGAAGAATAAAG atGCACAGGAATGAAAGATTTTCTAAAGAATACCATGACAAAATTCGAAGTTTAGTAGAAGTTATTATGCCTTATCTTATGACCAAGTATAAAGAAATGCCCGTTGAAACACATGAATTGAACAAAAGTCTTGCACAGTTCCTaaaa CGATGTCTTACATTCATGGATCGTGGATATGTGTTTCGTCTCATCAATTTGTACATAGACAACTTTTCTCCTGGAGATCAACGTACGCTGCATGACTTCAAATTTACGTTCCTGCAAATAATTTGTTCCCATGAACACTATGCGTCTTTCAACTTGCCGATGATGCAATCACGAATTACTTCCAGAG AAGATACAGAGAGTGATCCAGAATGTGATG ATTTAATGAGCGAGTATTGTTTATCTGAGGATTTTTGTAAACATCACTTTTTGGTTGGACTCTTAATGCAAGAAGTCAAAACTTctctaaatgaaattatacaaattcgAAAAGTAGCAATAGCTACATTAAGAGATTTAGTGGCAAAACACGAACTTGATGATAGATATCAAAATAAG GGTCAATTAAGTAGAATAGCATCCATTTACATACCGTGGCTAGGTATTGTATTGGAAAATTTACATCGACTGCAATCTGTACATGATAATAAAGCAGACGCTAAACAAAATGGTATCAGTAGAATATCAACTAGTAGTTCATTTTTAGCAAACAAAGATACTAGTAGTAATACAACTACTACTGGAACTCCAAAGTCAATTCATAG ACTCACGTTACACTTGGATACACAGTCTCCAATACGAGCATCCATGCATTTACGTGATTCTACGTATTTCGCTGCCATAGCAGGTCAAGGTTTGGTTAACGGTTACTCCTGTACTAGTATAGAGTCAGATACTTCAACCATGTCTGGCGCCTCTCAGTCAAATATATCTCAAGAAACGACTATCATTCGTGAACCTATCGAAAATGGTACTGGTGAGAAAAAGAGACATTCACGTTCCTTGAGCGTAACACAGTCATCGCCTAGATGTGATAAATTGCAATCGTCAGAAGTTAGAGACATATTACTTTGTTTCctatttgttataaaatatttgggTGATCATCAGGTCATTGCATGGTGGCAGCAATGCAGCGattgtgaaattttaaacttctttTCAGTAATAGA AATGAGTTTGCACCACTTTAAATATGTTGGAAAAAGACAAATAACTACGAATGCTGCAAACAGTTGTGGAAAACCTCGAACAGTAAAAGCAATGACATTGCCGGCTAGAATGGCACCACCTGATTTTTCTACTGAAGGGTCTGCCACTAGTACTTTACAACCTCATAACAATACACTAAGAGAAAATCTTGTTGAAACTGACAGTGGAAAAGTACATCAAGTTTTATTAGAAGCAAATATGGCAACAGAAATTGGTCTCATTGCATTGGATTGTTTAGGACTATTCTGTATTCATTTTAAG gaTGTACTTTTAGCGGCAGATGGAGATAATCCTATAATGCAGAAAGTTTTCAGTATATATTTGTCATTCTTGCAAGTTGGCCAATCTGAAACTTTGCTGCGTCATGTTTTCGCTAGTTTTAgagctttcttaaataattattctataattctttttcaag ggAATGCAGTTCTTTGTGGACGTTTGTGTTATGAATTACTACGTTGCTGTAATAGTAAACTGAGCTCCATTAGGCAAGAGTCCTGTGCTTTGCTTTACCTTCTTATGAGAAGTAATTTTGAGTTCACTAGCAGGAAGGGGTTAACTAGAGTTCACTTACAA GTGATAATATCAGTTTCCCAAATGCTTGGAAATGTTATTGGATTGAATAATTCAAGATTTCAAGAATCgctttcattaataaatagttATGCTTCGTCTGATAAAGTGATGAAAGGTACTGGTTTTCCAGTTGAAGTTAAAGATCTTAATAAAAGGATTCGAACAGTTTTAATGGCGACAGCCCAAATGAGAGAACACAATAATGATCCTGAAATGTTGGTGGATTTACAACATAGTTTGGCTAATTCGTATGCTAGTACACCAGAATTAAGGCATACGTGGTTAGAAACTATGGCTAGAAATCATGCAAGGGATGGAAATTTTTCAGAG GCCGCTTGTTGTCAATTACATATCGCTGCATTAATGGcggaatatttgaaattgaagaaagttcACACGTGGGGAGCGGAAGCCTTTGACAAaatctctgaaaatatttctagagACGAATGTAGCCTTAAACTCGATGCTG gtGTGCAAGATATTCATTACAACGACTATCTACTTCTTGAACAATTGGAAGTTTGTGCTGACATATTAGAAAAAGCAGAACGATTCGAACTCCTTGGACATTTGTATCGATTAATAGTTCCTATGTatgaagaaaaacgaaattacgAAGCTTTAGCAAATTGTTATTCGCATTTGGCACAAGCCTGTAATAAGATTGTCGAGGTTACTAAGTCTGGGAAGAGACTTCTTGGAAGGTTCTATAGAGTTGCATTTTTTGGCTCg GCGTATTTTGAGGATGAAAATGGTCAAGAGTACATTTACAAAGAGCCAAAAATTACATCTTTATCAGAAATTTCAGAGCGTTTACATCATTTATATTCCGATAAATTTGGTTCAGAGAATGTCAAGATGATAATGGACTCCGTGCCTATCGATGTAACTGAATTAGATCCAAAACTAGCATATATTCAAGTGACACATGTTACGCcttactttgaaaaatttgaattagatACACGACAAACAGAATTCGAACAGAATCACAATGTGTCGTGTTTCATGTTTGAAACACCATTTACTAAAGAAGGAAAAGCAAGAGGTAATCCAGAAGATCAATGGAAACGGAGAACAATTGTTACAA cTCAATATTCCTTTCCATACATTAAAAAACGCATCTTGGTAACTGAAAAACGGTTAATGGAACTGAGTCCAATTGAAGTTGCTTTGGATGAAATGCGACAGCGCGTCCAAGAGTTAGAAGATGTCGCTCTTATAGGTCCGACAGAtgtgaaaaaattacaattaaggCTACAAGGAAGCATATGTGTTACGGTAAATGCTGGACCACTTGCATACGCTTCTGCATTTTTAGATCCTGCATTGTCGCCACAATATCCAGATGATAAAGTTGAAGAACTAAAAGATGTCTTTAG AGAGTTTGTTAAGATATGTTACACAGCGCttcaaataaatagcaaattaATAACATCTGATCAACACGAATATCAAGAAGTGTTACGTGAAAATTATCAGAAACTATGTCAGAATTTATCATCTTTGCTTGGAGAACCTATTTGGCCTGATGAACAAGTTGGTAATTTTAAACGTAATAGCGCTGCTTTGTTTAGTGCTATCAGTGGTGCTAATAATCATACAAGTACAGCCTAA